In one window of Pseudomonas benzenivorans DNA:
- a CDS encoding MltF family protein: MSRPLLLLCLLLLLPCAAVARLAGPPEVVRPVPARDLASIRSSGELRVLVNQSRNSSGEVKGQSIGVEYHRLRAFEQYLNRSAKGGTGLRLKMVPKAKDQLLAALRRGEGDLVAPGELLDLGGGGNVRGSAAIRSNVPLIIVARQGDRRYQSLEQMSGRSLALPAGSAAGAAVQRLNRQLIERKRPPVIVEWVDPSLAVEDVLEMVQAGIFSVTAVEQPIAERWAKVMPKLRLEHHLVLARDGDLRWFVRRDAPALAASIDRFLKTYRSPADQDAAFQRIYRRLYRVHYPLGRTERQRLEKLRPVLQRHAAEQQFDWLALAALAFKESTLNPGARGAGGATGLMQITPAAARSVGVGNIAALENNVQASARYLAMIRRNYFNSAQLNERERMAFVLAGYNLGPHRVQGMRAEARRRGLNPNQWFFQVERIAMEQVGMGVVSYVNSVNKYYLAYDRERYLLEPH, encoded by the coding sequence ATGTCGCGACCTTTGCTACTGCTGTGCCTGTTGCTACTGCTGCCCTGTGCGGCCGTGGCGCGCCTGGCTGGCCCGCCGGAGGTGGTGCGGCCGGTGCCGGCGCGGGATCTGGCGAGCATCCGCAGCAGCGGCGAGTTGCGCGTACTGGTCAACCAGAGCCGTAACAGTTCCGGCGAGGTCAAAGGCCAGAGCATCGGCGTGGAATACCATCGCCTGCGCGCGTTCGAGCAGTATCTCAATCGCAGCGCGAAGGGCGGCACGGGCCTGCGGCTGAAGATGGTGCCCAAGGCCAAGGACCAGTTGCTCGCGGCCTTGCGCCGTGGCGAGGGGGATCTGGTGGCGCCGGGCGAGCTGCTCGACCTGGGGGGCGGCGGCAATGTCCGTGGCAGTGCGGCGATTCGCAGCAACGTACCGCTGATCATCGTGGCTCGCCAGGGCGATCGCCGCTACCAGAGCCTGGAGCAGATGTCCGGCCGCAGCCTGGCGCTGCCGGCCGGCAGTGCCGCGGGCGCGGCGGTGCAACGGCTCAACAGGCAGCTGATCGAGCGCAAGAGGCCGCCGGTCATCGTCGAGTGGGTCGACCCGAGCCTGGCCGTCGAGGATGTGCTGGAGATGGTCCAGGCCGGCATCTTCAGCGTCACCGCGGTGGAGCAGCCGATTGCCGAGCGCTGGGCCAAGGTCATGCCCAAGCTGCGGCTGGAGCACCATCTGGTCCTGGCCCGCGACGGCGACCTGCGTTGGTTCGTCCGGCGCGATGCCCCGGCGCTGGCGGCGAGCATCGACCGATTCCTCAAGACCTATCGCAGTCCGGCCGATCAGGACGCGGCCTTCCAGCGCATCTACCGCCGCCTGTACCGGGTCCATTACCCCCTGGGGCGCACCGAACGCCAGCGTCTGGAGAAGCTGCGCCCGGTGCTGCAGCGCCATGCCGCCGAGCAGCAGTTCGACTGGCTGGCCCTGGCGGCGCTGGCTTTCAAGGAGTCCACGCTCAACCCGGGGGCGCGGGGCGCCGGTGGCGCGACCGGGTTGATGCAGATCACCCCGGCCGCCGCGCGCAGTGTCGGGGTCGGTAATATCGCTGCGCTGGAGAATAACGTACAAGCCAGCGCCCGTTACCTGGCAATGATTCGGCGCAATTATTTCAACAGCGCTCAGCTCAACGAACGTGAGCGCATGGCCTTTGTGCTGGCGGGCTACAACCTGGGGCCGCACCGGGTGCAGGGCATGCGTGCCGAGGCCCGACGCCGGGGGCTCAACCCCAATCAATGGTTCTTCCAGGTCGAACGGATCGCCATGGAGCAGGTCGGCATGGGCGTGGTCAGCTATGTCAACAGCGTGAACAAGTACTACCTGGCCTACGACCGGGAGCGCTACCTGCTGGAGCCCCATTGA
- a CDS encoding DoxX family protein yields MNALIKSLLFTQAGYGLTVLRVIAGVTFAAHGAQKLFGWFGGYGLEGVAQWMESIGLAPGYLLALLAGSAEFFGGLALIVGVLARPAAAVLALTMLVAIFSVHLANGFFMSNDGYEFALALLAISLAVLVEGAGRLSLDKRFAG; encoded by the coding sequence ATGAATGCCCTGATCAAATCCCTGCTCTTCACTCAAGCCGGCTACGGCCTGACCGTCCTGCGCGTCATCGCCGGCGTGACCTTCGCCGCCCACGGCGCCCAGAAACTGTTCGGTTGGTTCGGCGGTTACGGCCTGGAGGGGGTTGCTCAGTGGATGGAAAGCATCGGCCTGGCGCCGGGCTATCTGCTGGCTCTGCTGGCTGGAAGTGCGGAGTTCTTCGGCGGCCTGGCCCTGATCGTCGGTGTGCTGGCCCGTCCCGCCGCAGCAGTACTGGCGCTGACCATGCTGGTGGCGATCTTCAGCGTGCACCTGGCCAATGGTTTCTTCATGAGTAACGATGGCTATGAATTCGCCCTGGCCCTGCTGGCGATCAGCCTGGCGGTGCTGGTCGAGGGCGCCGGGCGCCTGTCGCTGGACAAGCGCTTCGCCGGATAG
- a CDS encoding lipase secretion chaperone encodes MNKLLLLFPLVFTGCVATLLYLDGEQPPGAKPRDLTSPMPIEGIASGTPRPAVQTPATIEGTALQTLPPSFAGTQVDGVLRVDASGQLIISEDIRRIFDYFLAALGEEPLHRSVERLRLYIASQLQAPAREQALALLDQYLDYRRELVLLERDWPQQAGLDALRRREDAAQALRARLFSPEAHQAFFAREEAYNRFSLQRLAIQQDTGLDDEGKAIAVDQLRDSLPADLQASLLPQLQNDLRQQAAKLQAEGAGPEQIRQLRLQMVGAAATQRLEALDRQRQAWARRLADYQAAKARVEASRGLSEGDKAAAIARLTAERFDERERLRLDAAEQLSETRRQQMP; translated from the coding sequence GAGCAGCCCCCCGGCGCCAAGCCCCGCGATCTCACCTCGCCAATGCCTATCGAGGGCATAGCCTCTGGAACGCCACGCCCCGCAGTGCAGACGCCCGCAACTATCGAGGGCACTGCGCTCCAAACCCTGCCTCCCTCCTTCGCGGGCACCCAGGTGGATGGGGTGTTGCGCGTCGATGCATCCGGCCAACTGATCATCAGCGAAGACATCCGGCGAATATTCGACTACTTTCTCGCCGCCCTCGGCGAGGAGCCCCTCCACCGCAGTGTCGAGCGCCTGCGGCTCTATATCGCCAGCCAACTGCAGGCACCGGCACGGGAGCAGGCGCTGGCCCTGCTGGATCAATACCTCGACTACCGCCGCGAACTGGTGTTGCTGGAACGTGACTGGCCACAACAGGCAGGCCTTGACGCCCTTCGCCGGCGCGAGGATGCGGCGCAGGCCCTGCGCGCCCGGCTGTTCAGCCCTGAGGCGCATCAGGCGTTCTTTGCCCGGGAGGAAGCCTACAACCGGTTCAGCCTGCAGCGCCTGGCGATCCAGCAGGACACCGGCCTGGACGACGAGGGCAAGGCCATTGCGGTCGACCAGCTGCGCGACAGCCTGCCAGCGGACTTGCAGGCCAGCCTGCTGCCACAATTGCAGAACGATCTGCGCCAACAGGCCGCCAAGCTGCAGGCCGAGGGCGCAGGCCCCGAACAGATTCGTCAGCTGCGTTTACAGATGGTCGGCGCAGCAGCCACTCAACGCCTCGAGGCGCTGGATCGCCAACGTCAGGCCTGGGCACGACGGCTCGCCGACTACCAAGCGGCCAAGGCCAGGGTCGAGGCCAGCCGCGGCCTCAGCGAGGGCGACAAGGCTGCTGCCATCGCCCGCCTGACCGCAGAGCGATTCGACGAGCGCGAACGCCTGCGCCTGGACGCCGCCGAGCAGCTGTCCGAGACCCGCCGGCAACAAATGCCCTGA